A window from Aquabacterium sp. NJ1 encodes these proteins:
- a CDS encoding lysophospholipid acyltransferase family protein — MSRLFFMLSRWPLAVLHPLGSLLGWLAYLLSPSYRRRLKAHTRAVGMGTWQRWAAVAHAGKMVGELPRLWGRPREQALGSTVQWAQPEAVSQALSEGRGLLLLTPHLGCFEITAQAYAERFGALKPITALYRPAKQAWLAEMMRDSRNRPGMLTSPATLSGVRNMLRALKKGETVGLLPDQVPPEGMGVWTNFFGRPAYTMTMAAKLVAQTRCAVVLLRGERLGLLARWRQGCDYIVHATRVPPDVEQVLASGDAAQSAAAVNRLMEDMIMQAPEQYLWGYNRYKQPRAEILTSAAGGEAPT; from the coding sequence ATGTCGCGCCTGTTTTTCATGCTGTCTCGCTGGCCGCTGGCCGTGCTGCACCCGCTGGGCAGCCTGCTGGGCTGGCTGGCTTACCTGCTGTCCCCGTCTTACCGCCGGCGCCTGAAGGCGCACACACGCGCCGTGGGCATGGGCACCTGGCAGCGCTGGGCGGCCGTGGCGCACGCGGGCAAGATGGTGGGCGAATTGCCTCGCCTGTGGGGCCGCCCGCGTGAGCAGGCCCTGGGCAGCACGGTGCAGTGGGCTCAGCCCGAAGCCGTGTCCCAGGCCTTGTCCGAAGGCCGTGGGCTCTTGTTGCTGACCCCGCACCTGGGTTGCTTCGAGATCACGGCACAAGCCTATGCCGAGCGCTTTGGCGCGCTCAAGCCGATCACCGCCTTGTACCGCCCGGCCAAGCAGGCCTGGCTGGCCGAGATGATGCGCGACTCGCGCAACCGCCCCGGCATGCTGACCAGCCCGGCCACGCTCAGCGGCGTGCGCAACATGCTGCGCGCGTTGAAGAAGGGCGAGACCGTGGGCCTGCTGCCCGATCAGGTGCCGCCCGAGGGCATGGGCGTGTGGACCAACTTCTTCGGCCGCCCCGCCTACACCATGACCATGGCCGCCAAGCTGGTCGCCCAGACCCGCTGCGCCGTGGTGCTGCTGCGCGGTGAGCGCCTGGGGCTGCTGGCGCGTTGGCGCCAGGGCTGCGACTACATCGTGCACGCCACCCGTGTCCCCCCTGATGTCGAGCAAGTGCTGGCATCCGGGGATGCGGCACAATCCGCCGCCGCCGTGAACCGGCTGATGGAAGACATGATCATGCAAGCACCCGAGCAGTACCTGTGGGGCTACAACCGCTACAAGCAGCCTCGCGCCGAGATCCTGACCTCGGCCGCGGGCGGTGAAGCGCCAACCTGA
- a CDS encoding lysophospholipid acyltransferase family protein, giving the protein MMIKQALSQAGIRLALGLLWLLHWLPLPVLAAIARGMGALLYKLAKSRRRVGLRNLALCFPEMPLAEREALLRAHFGWLTQSLLDRAVLWWASPTRIKRLIQVEGDIELAEREMQTTGRPTMWLCPHFVGLDVAGAAILLCQKRPGASIYQTQSNPLMDKLMKRGRLRFGNAEIFPRSDSVKPLLRAIKDGRGFFNLPDMDFGAKDAAFVPFFGVQAATLLAPSRMARMMNMVVQPVIAELLPKGRGWRVHFMPPLPDFPTKDAESDATRMNHFIESEILKQPAQYLWVHKRFKTRPEGEAPLY; this is encoded by the coding sequence ATGATGATCAAGCAAGCGCTGTCTCAAGCGGGCATCCGCCTCGCGCTGGGCCTCCTGTGGCTGCTGCACTGGCTGCCGCTGCCGGTGCTGGCCGCCATCGCGCGTGGCATGGGTGCCCTGCTCTACAAGCTGGCCAAGTCGCGCCGCCGTGTGGGCCTGCGCAACCTGGCGCTGTGCTTCCCCGAGATGCCTCTGGCCGAACGTGAAGCCTTGCTGCGTGCGCACTTTGGCTGGCTCACGCAAAGCCTGCTGGATCGCGCCGTGTTGTGGTGGGCCTCGCCCACGCGCATCAAGCGCCTCATCCAGGTCGAGGGCGACATCGAGCTGGCCGAACGCGAGATGCAGACCACCGGCCGCCCCACCATGTGGTTGTGCCCGCACTTTGTCGGCCTGGACGTGGCGGGTGCTGCCATCCTGCTGTGCCAGAAGCGGCCCGGGGCTTCGATCTACCAGACGCAGAGCAACCCGCTGATGGACAAGCTGATGAAGCGCGGCCGCCTGCGTTTCGGCAACGCCGAGATCTTCCCGCGCAGCGACTCGGTCAAGCCCCTGCTGCGCGCCATCAAGGACGGGCGCGGTTTCTTCAACCTGCCGGACATGGACTTCGGCGCCAAGGACGCGGCCTTCGTGCCCTTCTTCGGCGTGCAGGCGGCCACCTTGCTCGCGCCTTCTCGCATGGCCCGCATGATGAACATGGTCGTGCAGCCCGTGATTGCGGAACTATTGCCGAAAGGACGCGGTTGGCGCGTGCATTTCATGCCGCCGCTGCCCGACTTCCCGACAAAAGATGCAGAATCTGACGCAACGCGAATGAATCACTTCATCGAGTCAGAAATTCTCAAACAGCCTGCCCAATACCTCTGGGTGCACAAGCGATTCAAGACCCGGCCCGAGGGCGAAGCCCCCTTGTATTGA